Below is a window of Carassius auratus strain Wakin chromosome 50, ASM336829v1, whole genome shotgun sequence DNA.
CATTTCTCGTAATGACATTTTCAGTTTGATGTGGGGTTCAGTTGCAATTGTTAACAAAGGACATCTGTCATTACATATACTGATCTGGATGGAAGTTATTACCAAAATGTATCGTGTCCATTGTCCATTACCCAAATCCTCTAAAAGCAAGTCAGTCAGCTAACCTGGCCATCTTGTTAATGCTTCTGGGCAGCTTCTGTTGGAAAAACAGTCCCATCTGAATAGGCCTTTAGTTGCATTTTAGCTTTATAATACATCTCTGAATCTTTGTGGCTTGTGTGCATATGTCTATGTGTGTGGGGCATgctgctttattggcatgatatTGGGAAGCTGCTGCCATCATGATTCTCGCACATATGCATATCTGCACATGTGAGAGAGGAAATGACATGGCAGAGAATGCATTGTGGTTGATCATAAGTGTGATGGTTTTGATTAAACATCAGGGTCAGCCAACACAAATGACTGACAAATCACATTGTGCTTTTCAGTTCTGATGCCCTTAAAAAAGCTTaagatattaaagaaaaaaagacacataCATGCATAAAAGAATAGCAGGTATTACAACTTGGCCTTGTggaaaaatcataattttatgagaatgcaaaagaaaaagaaaaattcctGAAAACATAAAAGTAAATCCCAAACCTAAACTCTTAACCTAACATTAACTGTAGTAACAaaacaacctaaaaaaaaaaactctatatgAATGATATACATTGCATAATTTTGACATTGTATAACAACTCTCATGAAAGTATTGGAAGAAAATATGCAATCAAATgttttaaacagtaaataaaaccaAGGATTATCATAATCAGACACcactggaaaacaaaatatgttttaaacaaaTACTTTGTTGGCTGTTTTGATAGAATCCTggtaattacaaaaaaagtcattatttttatctgaagtattttttcttaaaacaagataaacaGAATTTAGAAGCAACATTGCATAAGACATTAATGCTGTTTCTTTAATTCAAGTGCATGTCTTGGCACTAGCAGATTTTATTCCTTGTTTTTAGACTTGTTTATACCTGTACTTACACTGCCAGTACAGTAAGAcaaaatgaagatattttctcTGTAAGCAAGAATTTATTATGTAGTGTTACATGCTATCCCgctttaagaatgtttagatattgtaACTGggaatacaaaaacaacaaaataatatttaaaaactattttgtaataaaatgcatttcttcATAGACATACCGTATTAACAAGCTCACATCATAATATCTaagcttaaaaacaaaacaaaacaaaaaactcaaaatattatGTATATGCAAAGTGTTGGCAATAATCATTACATTAATAATGAGCAAAGGAAGCACAGTcatgagattattattattgatatgttGACTATGTTCTGTGCGGACTGTTATGCTAGAAGGCTGTTACATTCTGTTGAGAGTCATCACAGAGCATCACCCCTCTCTGAGCTCTCATTCTTCTATAAAGGGAGGTGGTCTCTCCTGatccttctctctcacacactcttagACATATTGAACAAACCTGCTCGCCATACAGGACACAATGTGGCTTGCTGTGTTTTACATATGGGCAAGCCTGTTAGCATTTTCTGTGTGTCACATCTTCTCAGAGACCTCTGAGGACGCTGCTTCATGGGTAACGCTGAAGCCCCTGGTGCACTGCAGGGATGAGGAAAATGTGTGCCCTTATCAACTCACCCTCCCTCCTCACTCCATCCAGCTTCCCAGGCTTTTTAGGGAGCTGGAGAAAATGGCCAAGGAGCTGGAGACTCTAAAGGACAATGGTGAACCGGCTAAGGAGGGACTGTCAAGAATGTAAGGACAGACATAGTATGGAGATTGGTGGACAGAAAGAACACATCGAGGATAAGGAAACGAGACATTAAAATACAAGGCATAACATCAGCATCAAGGAGATGCAGAGTCATAGAGGAGAAAAAGTAATCTGGATCTTAACTTCAACCTTCCCACAAGGAGACACATCAGAAAGTGAGGGAACTGTCAAGGATGGTGTGAAGAGGCTCAATCATTCCATTTTGGAAAGTCAGGAATGGAACATTGACCCAAGGATTAATATAAATCATAGTTCCACAGATCAGAGGTCCGAGATGAGCAgtgaagtaaaaatatttaatcccTCACTTGACGAGACAACCGGGGACATATCTAAGGTCAAACTTGTGCTCCCGCCTACACCTGAGGAGACAGAGAGGAAACTGAAGTCTAAGCAAACATCTCTCCCTAGAAAAAAAGGACACCATACAATCCTCAACCCATGGGAAACAAGTGACAGCTAAATATTCTCAGAGATGGACATGAAAAAACATCAGTGGCACCCTTGCAGCGAgaagaagagtgcaggatgtgccTGATGTGAATGGATTAAGCAGCATTTCAAGGGATGCTAATGCTAGGATAATGGATTTAAGCACATCAGCTGGGAACAAAGGGATCCTATTCctacataaacataaacagtGGAGCTGTCAAGGTTAACAATAAAGACAGACTGGAGAACCTTGCTTTGGGAAGGATCCACAATCCACAAACTGGGGACAGGGCTGGATTTTCCCCAGCAAGTGTTATGAACATAGCTGAAGAGCCGAACACGGTTAAAGAAGAAAAACAGCACATGGGACGGAGTGAAAGTCTAGCTGTTATTAGTAGTGAGGAAGAGACTAGATCTAATTTGAATATAGAGGACTTGACCTTCCCAGAAAGACAgatggaaaatgaaaaatatctaaatccaataaaataaactaataacagACAAACTGATTTGAAGCCTGACAGTGCTTTCAATGATAGGAGAGTTTTGGTGGGAAATACCAATCCACAAGCCAGGGACATGATGGTCAAGACTGGACCAGAAGAGGCTGGATTTTCCACATCAAGGAGTGGCATTATGCGGGTCAAGGAAACAAGTCCTCTTATAGCAAACCTGGGCCCATCAGTGGACCAACCCTGTCAACAGATGACcaaaacaaaccagacatcagTAGGGATTCTGGTCCCAGATCAGATGATGGACATGGCTTGAAAGATGCAAGCCAAGTAACTAAAGTTACGCAGGACAATTTGAGTGAAGTAAACAATACTAGGATGACAAGACTTACAGCAAATCTGAGGAAAGAAAACCAAGGTGATAAGAGTCACATAGCCACAAATAAGCCAATCTCTAGTGTTATGAACCAAGGGATAGAGCCAAACATGTTTAAAGAGGAAAAGCAGTATGTGGGACTAACTGAAAGTCTGGTAGTTATTAGCAGTGAGGCAGAGATTAGATCCAATGTGGATAGAGAATACTTGACTTTCCTAGGAAGACAGGCGGAAAATGAAAAATATCTAAATCCAATCATGAAAACTAATAACAGAAAAATTGATTCCACAATTTTGGACAGGGCCGACAGCACTTTTAATGAATGGACACTGTCTCCTGGTCTTAAAGATCAGATGCAGCCAAGGATGTTCAGTGAAGGGGCAAATGAGCATATCGGGTTTAACTCACTGAGTGCAGGGACTATGAAGGAGGACTTACCAAGCCACAGTAAAGCCATTATTATAAAGAAAGATCTGGTGAAGCCCACCTTTGTCCCAACTGTAAAGAGTAAATCGACTGCTAGAACAGAGAGTACATCCAGTAGGGTTCAATCACTTGTAGTAGGCCAGGGGACGAAAAAGAATTTCAATAACTCCACTCAAAGCTGCAACTGTCTCAGGACTGTCTCAGGACAGCAAGAAAAACATCAGCAAGATACGTGAAGTAACTCAAGACAACGTAAGGTATGTGATGCCAAACCCCAACAGACACCCCATTAGACATCCAACAACTGTGATTTCATCTCGAGTCAACAACCTAAGACAATCTAATGTGGTGGACAACATGTCAGCAAACAGAAGTGTTGGGCTACATTCTAAGCTGTCCATCCCAGAAACAGCAATACTGGCAGACCAAGCTATAAGAAAGCCAAACTTTTGAAGTCAGCCAAACAGAACCAGAGGCTTCAAGACAAAGGCAAGTACGGTGACTCGGTTCTCCAGTCCCACTGGTGCAACAGAACAAGTACAAACAGAAGAAATCAAACACATTCCGCAGGTGATGAGGTCAAATGTATTGgacaataaatggttaaaaaaacaacagtacAGAGTCAAAATCATAAACAAAATCACATCAGTCTCAAAATTGAGGTGATGTACAAGATTTGGAAAAGGTTCAACAAAGAAAGAATCAAGTAAGAGACAACAGTGAGCCTGAGTTGATCACAAATATTGGGAGTGCAGAGGATCCCAACACTCTGCAAAGTGGAGCCTCAAATTCACCGACTGGTGGGAAGAAAGGACTGCACCAACCTTAAAGAAAGAGTTATCTAAGGAACCAGGAACAACACTAGTCACCACCTCGACAGTTTCTTTTATGGACACAGACCATAAAGACAgcacaaaaaatattctcaaaGTGACAAACATGTTGAAATGGTTAAAAACGTCAGTTGGGAAACATCCATTAGCTTTGAAAATACTGGACAACAAGAGAAAACCGGAATTTATTCAGTTTAATAAAGACAGAGTGGAAGAAAACTCTGGGGAGATATTATCTAACCCAAACAGTGCAGACATTACCCAAGGTTACAATGGAGAGAGGTACACAATTCCAGTTGTTTTGTAATCACTTACAAATGTTAAAGAAATTAAAGGCTCAGAGCTTTTCTCACTCAGCCCGAGGATGCCGCCGAGGGGTTGAAATCACATGCATTAAGGGATGAGGTAACAGAAAAAGAGCAAGTAGAGGACAACATCCACAGCACCTGCGACAGTGATTGTAACAATATGTCAACCCAGCAGTCTACAACTCAGACCAGGCCCCCAGTGGACTCTGGAAGAGGTGAGGAATTTTCTTTCACAACCCATgtcaatattaatttttaagaaacaaGTTAAAGGagtatttacttttaatttacacCTTTGATGGCTGCACGAGTTTCAATCGCACCTGGGATGAGTACAAGAATGGATTTGGTAAACTAATAGGGGAGTTTTGGCTTGGCAACGACAAGATTCACTTGCTGACAAAGGTGAAGAACATGTCATTGCGAACAGAAATTGAAGACTTTGAGGGTATCAGAGAATACGCCCATTGTGACCACTTCCATGTGGCCAATGAAAGCCAACAATACCGCCTTGGTAGTTACTCTGGTACAGCTGGTATGCCATGCAGTTTAGTAAGACATACAATCACGACCAGAAGCTTTTTACTACTCCGGACAGAGACAATGACCAGTATCCCTCTGGAAACTGCGGGGCCTATAACAGCTCAGGCTGGTGGTTTGATGCACGCATGTCTGCTAACCTAAATGGGAGATATTATCAATAGTATAAAGGGGTACGTAATGGGATATTTTGGGGTACATGGCACAACATTACAATGGAATATTACCCAACCAATGCCAGACAATCTTTTAAGACTGTTAAAATGATAATTAGACCGAAGAACTACACTATCTAATACTTACCCACCATTTCTAAAACGTACCAACCAAAATtaagcctttttatttatttttttaaagttaaatggTAGAAAAAAAGGCAAGTGCCTTTAGTTCATTGCTACTCGTGTTTACTGCtttattaatagaaaatctaAGTGTGGTGTcagaacttgaaaaaaaaatactgcacacTTACTGAACACAATtgtcaaagaaaataaatattcatctTTAAATTACAAGGATGttgttataatttttaatattatttacacaCTCGATAGAAgagaaaatattaattacatttcataaaCATGTATTACGCAAGTTCTGCAATGCAAAACATAAGTGTTTGATAAAGAAACACAGATTTATAAATATACACCATTATTGTAGAACATATGTCGTTTCCATTAGCAATCCATGTTGTGTTACAGTACCGGTTGAACAAACAGTGTGTATGCAGCACATTAAcggttatttttaaaatgttctttatggGATGCCACTAATAATCTCAGTGTTTcacttaaatgcaataaatattctGAGCAACATTCACAATCAATAATTTTTGTCACCTGAGTGGAAATTCACCACTGAGCCAAAATTGATAACCCTCCCTGCATCTTGAACGTGAACCGTAGGCTATTCAGCATAGTCACTCTTGAGCCTGAAAGAAACAAGCAATTCCTGATAAAGAGCTGTACATTCTTATTGTCTGTTGTATATTCCCTTGTTTATGAATTGCATCTACTTTCAAGATGATTTTATTCCTGAAGAATACAGTAAAGACTTCTGCTGGCTTTCAAAGAACGCTGTTCATATGTTCAGTCTCTTCTGAAGTGGAAAACGTTGTAGCCCATCTCCACCATAGCTCCGATGAGCAGTGCCCACAGAGGGACGCAAACCGAGCTTACCAAGATTTCAATTAGGCCCTCTAATTTGGCACAGAGCGTCAGACAAAATGTCAGTTTAAGCAGCATGGCCACGAGGTACCACACGCGCTTCTTCAAGTTCTCCGCCCCGTTGCGAGGGTCGAACCCCGGCTTGCAGCGGCCTGCCATTTTGACAATGAGCATGAGGAGGAGAATAAGATCAAAGGTCCAGACAGGAAGGAAAATGAGGAACCAGTTCCAGATGATCTTCCCATCCAACTTCAGGACCAGCATTATAAGGAATATAAGTGTGAAGATCCATGTCAGGAGGACTCTTTGAGCAAGAGACATGTTCATTTGAAACGCTGGCCTAAGGGCACAGCAATAAGCTGATCTGAAATAGACAAAACAATTATCATCTGAAGTGTAAGTTCAATTTACATTAagtcagttgatttcatctagaGGAGTTCATGCTACTATTAAAGCAAAAGAGggaaattcataataataatgtaatattacattaaaaacaataatataaatacattcataattaatacattatataattaacacatttcattaattaatatatttaaaaataatatacactttttaaTCCAGTTTTTTTAGTGGATGTTAAGTTGATACTGTCTGCaagttgtattaatataaaatacattatatttatcaaaCAGTAGCGTGAGTTATGAGATGACATGCATATTCGCAAAAGGCTAAAACTCAGTTTAATATAAGTTAAAcattaaatcattcatttttaCATCTTAACATACTGCAATGATCGATTTgttcaaaatgcaatttaaactgttttagttacaataagtgtatttatttaactaCCCACCAAGGCGTACTTAACATGTAAGACACGGAGATGTGCGGCCTCACTAATAAAATAacagttgttttatttatacatgtttaaTCCGGACTGTCCCATCCTGACACGTTCTTAAAATGAAGGAGCTGTTCATTACTAGCGCAAAACTAACGTTAGCATACACAGACCGGAGTGCTTTATGCGTTTACGAAGAAAAAACGACGACAAAAAAACCCACACATTGATGGAAAAGCTTACCGATGATGAATCAACCCCGACTGGCCTTCTATTCAGAGGGGCTTGATTAAAGCCGATGTCCCCTTTCCGGACTGtgtgtttcttttactgtctatggtttgaACACTGACGTTTTCAAAACAACTTCTCTTGACCAAGTTGAAGTGCGCACAGCGCCATCCATCGGACTGGAGGACAGGCAATAAACAGTCAGGCGAATTAAACATTCagttaaaattcagttttattgtATATCGTTACAAAAGAAAATTTACGAATAATAGTGCCTTACAAATGGCCAGATatgtatacacatttatttatttacttatttatttggaATTCATCTTGATTTCTCATGAACGCGCAGCCGTGCAAACTAAAGGCCAAGCTcagaataaataatacattaaatttcGGTTTGTTTTTTACTAAACTTTACTGCATACATACAGAACACT
It encodes the following:
- the LOC113066924 gene encoding transmembrane protein 60-like, whose protein sequence is MNMSLAQRVLLTWIFTLIFLIMLVLKLDGKIIWNWFLIFLPVWTFDLILLLMLIVKMAGRCKPGFDPRNGAENLKKRVWYLVAMLLKLTFCLTLCAKLEGLIEILVSSVCVPLWALLIGAMVEMGYNVFHFRRD